The following are encoded in a window of Mycolicibacterium tusciae JS617 genomic DNA:
- a CDS encoding site-specific integrase codes for MADASADGWTLHFYDFQQRFVSVDDVIPGVGDVRAWAKRNGARDGTPFFLDPWGRADALVNAYWRDPLVRGRATGTLRRYALSLKVWLDFLHAMSVRWDQASRSELAAFKEWRLSAEENPHNVSPNSFCVDRAAIRGFYSWAAEQHGIDNPVRARAIATSWMGGGQAVLESTPSGMRRADVKWLTPQAFRLWQNLGLRGFTMEGMPRDDWRGATEDRDVAFVEGLFGTGLRIGEWASMLAIEVPEPGSEGLMRSRVASHCAKGGSGRAFWMRRRVAQQVHFYLQEGSRTAAVARAQRAGRYEQIADRWIVEHVRRDGQLEVIDATGSRRTVRLDALGPSTRMTLFRRGRDGLEPMWLWLNHDGTPRPKHSWYKTFDRANTRVAKVLAPSGGTPLWCRPHMLRHSFALRWFCIATFVAWRRTDMLTKQEQRDFRNQLGDVWFLLATLLGHRSAEVTRSVYLEPFQALQVEELIALMDADDRQSLERLVATVGVGEPRVLTVPM; via the coding sequence ATGGCTGATGCTTCGGCTGATGGTTGGACTCTTCATTTCTACGACTTCCAGCAGCGCTTCGTATCGGTCGACGACGTGATTCCAGGGGTGGGTGATGTCAGGGCCTGGGCGAAGCGAAATGGTGCGCGTGATGGCACTCCGTTCTTCCTTGATCCGTGGGGCCGGGCGGATGCGTTGGTGAACGCCTATTGGCGAGATCCGCTGGTGCGGGGACGAGCAACGGGGACGCTGCGTCGTTACGCCTTGTCGTTGAAGGTGTGGCTGGATTTTCTGCACGCGATGAGCGTTCGATGGGATCAGGCGTCGCGATCGGAACTAGCTGCGTTCAAGGAATGGCGGCTGTCGGCTGAGGAGAATCCTCACAATGTGAGTCCAAATAGTTTCTGTGTCGACCGCGCGGCAATCCGCGGTTTCTACTCGTGGGCGGCCGAACAGCACGGAATCGACAACCCCGTCCGAGCCCGTGCGATTGCCACGTCTTGGATGGGCGGGGGCCAAGCCGTGTTGGAGAGCACACCGTCGGGAATGCGCAGGGCCGACGTGAAATGGCTTACCCCGCAAGCATTTCGGTTGTGGCAGAACCTGGGGTTGCGCGGTTTCACGATGGAGGGCATGCCGCGCGACGATTGGCGGGGAGCGACTGAGGATCGCGACGTCGCATTCGTGGAGGGATTGTTCGGGACGGGTTTACGAATCGGCGAGTGGGCCAGCATGCTGGCCATCGAGGTGCCCGAGCCGGGCTCGGAGGGGCTGATGCGTTCGCGCGTCGCGTCTCATTGCGCGAAGGGCGGTAGCGGCCGAGCGTTCTGGATGCGGCGCCGCGTCGCCCAACAAGTCCACTTCTATCTGCAGGAAGGTAGTCGTACTGCTGCCGTTGCCCGTGCGCAACGCGCCGGTCGGTATGAGCAGATCGCGGATCGTTGGATCGTTGAACATGTCCGCAGGGATGGGCAGCTGGAGGTCATCGATGCGACGGGATCGCGTCGTACGGTTCGGCTGGATGCACTCGGGCCGTCCACACGAATGACGTTGTTCCGCCGGGGACGTGATGGCCTGGAACCGATGTGGCTGTGGCTGAATCACGACGGGACACCTCGCCCTAAACATTCCTGGTACAAGACATTCGACCGCGCGAACACCAGGGTCGCGAAAGTGCTTGCACCATCAGGGGGTACGCCGTTGTGGTGCCGTCCCCACATGCTGAGGCATTCCTTTGCGCTGCGGTGGTTTTGCATCGCCACGTTCGTGGCGTGGCGCCGTACCGATATGTTGACCAAGCAGGAGCAGCGCGACTTCCGTAATCAGCTTGGCGATGTCTGGTTTCTGCTGGCGACACTTCTCGGACATCGCAGTGCTGAGGTGACACGCAGCGTCTATCTCGAGCCGTTTCAGGCGTTGCAGGTGGAGGAGCTCATCGCGCTGATGGATGCCGATGATCGGCAATCCCTTGAGCGTCTCGTCGCAACGGTCGGCGTCGGAGAGCCTCGTGTATTGACAGTCCCAATGTGA
- a CDS encoding ArsR/SmtB family transcription factor — translation MTCRTDPSLAFLPETDSGVEMVAKFFRALGDPGRLRLLEFLVTTEHTVTECVTHVGLSQSRVSSHLACLSDCGYVQVRRSGRFAHYKVADPRVADLVMLARSLAADNAAALADCVRITPARDQQVPV, via the coding sequence GTGACCTGCCGAACCGATCCGAGCCTGGCGTTCCTGCCCGAGACCGACAGCGGGGTGGAGATGGTGGCCAAGTTCTTCCGGGCGCTCGGTGACCCCGGCCGGCTGCGGCTGCTGGAGTTCCTGGTGACCACCGAACACACCGTGACCGAATGCGTGACCCACGTCGGGCTGTCTCAAAGTCGGGTCTCGAGCCATTTGGCGTGCCTCTCGGACTGCGGCTATGTCCAGGTCCGCCGTTCGGGGCGGTTCGCCCACTACAAGGTGGCCGACCCCCGGGTGGCCGATCTGGTCATGCTGGCGCGCTCATTGGCTGCCGACAATGCGGCCGCGCTGGCCGACTGCGTGCGCATCACCCCGGCCCGCGACCAGCAGGTGCCGGTCTGA